From Desulfonatronum thioautotrophicum, the proteins below share one genomic window:
- a CDS encoding Fic family protein, giving the protein MFDRLKHLDRDLQDALFVQLRNLWTHASTAIEGNTLTLGETAFVLGEGLTVSCKPLKDHQEVLGHARAIELVYEIVKRDKPLCEANLFALHAAVQVEQVFDVYKPVGGWKFEPNSTVMVFDDEQIIFEYAAPEDVPGLMEKWFALFERFQRASDTARERSRDEALQAYVHIHTAFVRIHPFSDGNGRLARLVANIPVIRAGFPPIIIPKQGRQEYSAALTEYHQQAGPLDAEGELLPNLEALDRFSTFCSSAWAESNRLVDKAFALQRNRESKVQS; this is encoded by the coding sequence ATGTTTGATCGGCTGAAGCATCTGGACCGTGATCTGCAAGACGCTTTGTTCGTCCAACTACGCAACCTCTGGACCCATGCGTCCACCGCCATCGAGGGCAATACCCTGACCCTGGGCGAGACGGCTTTTGTCCTCGGTGAGGGGCTGACCGTTTCCTGCAAGCCCCTCAAGGACCATCAGGAAGTGCTTGGTCACGCCAGAGCAATTGAGCTTGTGTACGAGATCGTCAAGAGAGACAAACCGCTCTGCGAAGCAAACCTTTTCGCCCTGCATGCAGCCGTGCAGGTGGAACAGGTTTTTGATGTGTACAAGCCTGTGGGAGGCTGGAAATTTGAGCCGAACTCCACGGTCATGGTTTTCGACGATGAGCAGATCATTTTCGAGTATGCGGCACCGGAGGATGTTCCCGGGTTGATGGAAAAATGGTTTGCGCTGTTTGAACGGTTCCAGAGGGCTTCCGACACGGCACGGGAGAGGAGCCGGGATGAAGCGCTTCAGGCATACGTTCACATCCACACGGCCTTTGTCCGCATTCATCCCTTTTCCGACGGCAACGGCCGACTGGCGCGCCTTGTGGCCAACATCCCGGTGATCAGGGCCGGCTTTCCGCCCATCATCATCCCAAAGCAAGGACGACAGGAATATAGCGCCGCGCTGACGGAGTACCATCAACAAGCCGGACCGCTTGACGCTGAAGGCGAATTGCTCCCCAATCTCGAGGCATTGGATCGTTTTTCCACGTTCTGTTCCAGCGCATGGGCCGAGTCGAACCGTCTTGTGGACAAGGCGTTCGCGCTGCAACGAAACCGAGAATCCAAGGTGCAATCATGA
- a CDS encoding PilW family protein — translation MNSPKNSQSGLSIVEALVTMVILLIVMGGVYQIFQSNSLTYRMQQGMSRMQESGRFAMDFMLNDIRMAGYLGCVSSGTVTNNLANATGINDYSFAVQEFSSHPNQLIIRRALDKRVDILGIDSQTNSTTTLEIDDTDFSFDANEFLVVNNCEAIFITSAQGASNNGTLQVAGGNIPNNFLTNNMGEVLNVGAITYYVQQDPSNNNILSLYREVSHHTTTAQPIVEGIDAIRFWYGIDTNNDRSVDDFVDAAGVSDWSQVRSIRIALLAASPEEIRGMEPDATPSYTLLGDTIIPATDDRRKLRRVFEASIGIRNQLQ, via the coding sequence ATGAATTCTCCGAAAAACTCCCAGTCCGGGCTGTCCATTGTCGAAGCCCTGGTGACCATGGTCATTCTGCTGATCGTGATGGGCGGGGTGTACCAGATTTTTCAGAGCAATTCCCTGACCTACCGGATGCAACAGGGCATGTCCCGGATGCAGGAGAGCGGGCGTTTTGCCATGGATTTCATGCTCAATGATATCCGTATGGCCGGGTACCTGGGATGCGTCAGCAGCGGAACGGTGACGAACAACCTTGCCAACGCAACGGGCATAAATGACTATTCTTTTGCCGTGCAAGAATTTTCCTCGCACCCAAACCAATTGATCATCCGCAGGGCTTTGGACAAACGGGTGGACATCCTAGGCATTGACTCGCAGACCAACTCCACCACAACCTTGGAGATCGACGACACAGACTTCAGCTTTGACGCCAATGAGTTTCTGGTTGTGAACAACTGCGAAGCCATTTTCATAACCAGTGCACAGGGTGCCTCCAATAATGGCACTTTGCAAGTCGCAGGCGGGAACATTCCGAACAATTTCTTAACTAACAATATGGGGGAGGTCCTGAATGTCGGGGCGATCACCTATTACGTTCAACAGGATCCCAGCAATAACAACATACTGTCACTGTATCGTGAAGTAAGTCATCATACAACTACCGCCCAGCCAATCGTCGAGGGCATTGATGCCATCCGCTTCTGGTACGGGATCGACACAAACAATGACCGGAGTGTTGATGATTTTGTGGATGCCGCCGGAGTTTCGGACTGGAGTCAGGTCCGCAGTATCCGGATCGCCCTGTTGGCCGCATCTCCCGAAGAAATTCGGGGTATGGAGCCGGATGCAACCCCAAGTTACACCCTGCTTGGAGATACGATCATCCCAGCAACAGATGATCGTCGAAAGTTACGCCGGGTGTTCGAGGCATCCATTGGTATCCGTAATCAACTACAATAG
- a CDS encoding PIN domain-containing protein — protein sequence MNAYFIDTNVLIYGFSSDEPIKSHIANKLIFDGDGIISLQVVNEFSNICLRKFRKDPSTVIEAVNEVYSKIRVVNFSVSTQIKALELCQCVNVSFYDALILATALQNKCSIVYSEDMQHGQIIEHTLTITNPFFACS from the coding sequence ATGAACGCATATTTTATCGATACGAATGTGTTGATTTATGGTTTTTCTTCAGATGAGCCTATAAAGTCACATATTGCCAACAAATTGATTTTTGATGGTGATGGAATAATTTCCTTGCAGGTTGTCAATGAATTTTCCAATATATGTTTGCGAAAATTTAGAAAAGATCCATCAACCGTCATTGAAGCTGTTAATGAAGTTTATTCAAAGATTCGTGTTGTCAATTTCTCTGTTTCAACGCAGATCAAGGCATTGGAGTTGTGTCAATGTGTAAATGTTTCTTTCTATGATGCATTGATTTTAGCAACTGCCTTGCAAAACAAGTGCTCAATTGTCTATAGTGAAGACATGCAACATGGCCAGATTATTGAACATACATTGACCATAACAAATCCTTTTTTTGCGTGCTCTTAA
- a CDS encoding ABC transporter ATP-binding protein produces MLSLKNIVKYFHRGSVNEVLALQNVCLDVRRGDFICIIGSNGAGKSTLLNGLAGCFFPDQGTILLDERDITSWPEYKRAKFIGRVFQDPLLGTCATMTIEQNLALALRRGRFRGLSAGVRRLDRDLFRDKLRMLDLGLEDRFQDAVGLLSGGQRQALTMVMATLVRPDILLLDEHTAALDPKTGRQILDLTDRLVEGMELTTLMVTHNMHQALRMGNRLIMMHRGEIILDITGEEKSRLQVDDLLARFYSLKQDAFASDKMLLV; encoded by the coding sequence ATGCTGTCCCTGAAAAATATCGTCAAATATTTTCACCGGGGCAGTGTCAACGAGGTGCTGGCCCTGCAGAATGTCTGCCTGGATGTGCGTCGCGGTGACTTTATCTGCATCATCGGCTCCAACGGGGCCGGCAAATCCACGCTGCTCAACGGTCTGGCCGGATGTTTTTTTCCGGATCAGGGCACTATTCTGCTGGATGAGCGCGACATTACCAGCTGGCCGGAATACAAACGGGCCAAGTTCATCGGCCGGGTCTTCCAGGATCCGCTACTGGGTACCTGCGCCACCATGACTATTGAGCAGAACCTGGCCTTGGCCCTGCGGCGGGGGCGTTTCCGGGGACTCTCCGCCGGGGTGCGTCGGCTGGACCGGGACCTGTTCCGGGATAAGCTGCGCATGCTGGATTTGGGGCTGGAGGATCGATTTCAGGATGCCGTGGGTCTGCTTTCCGGAGGACAACGCCAGGCATTGACCATGGTCATGGCCACCCTGGTCCGGCCGGACATCCTGCTTCTGGATGAACACACCGCGGCCCTGGACCCCAAAACCGGCCGGCAGATTCTGGATCTGACCGACCGGTTGGTGGAGGGCATGGAGTTGACCACCCTGATGGTGACCCACAACATGCACCAGGCCTTGCGCATGGGGAATCGGCTGATCATGATGCACCGGGGCGAGATCATTCTGGACATCACCGGTGAGGAAAAGTCCCGCCTGCAGGTGGACGACCTGCTGGCCCGGTTCTACAGTCTGAAGCAGGACGCCTTTGCCTCGGACAAGATGCTGCTGGTATGA
- a CDS encoding addiction module protein, producing the protein MNTVLDISRLTRAEKYQAMEELWEDLSRPETEYESPEWHGDVLRAREADVKAGRDEFVPWEGLTLNRSPVA; encoded by the coding sequence ATGAATACGGTATTGGACATCAGCAGACTGACCCGTGCTGAAAAATATCAGGCCATGGAAGAACTCTGGGAGGATTTGTCTCGCCCTGAGACCGAATATGAATCGCCAGAGTGGCATGGCGACGTGCTTCGAGCACGTGAAGCGGATGTCAAGGCTGGCAGAGATGAATTCGTCCCGTGGGAGGGGCTGACGTTGAATCGCAGTCCCGTTGCTTGA
- a CDS encoding ATP-binding protein, with the protein MQRIHSLIQEGESQTLEYKLSFGREAMETLCAFANAKGGSVLIGVDSKGRIKGVQASWESVQQWINQLKGSTSPSIVADVDVFEVEGKTVVELSTFGHPIKPISFKGKYFTRKHNSNHLMTLSEIANEHLNTLNLSWDFAIDPRHGLEEISLDKVNAFVAMANALRDHPITDDPLTVLRKFELLREGRVTLGCFLLFCREPSLISTIDAGRFDSETIIRDGLTIRDDLFSEVEACMGFVRKHISKRYLITDKAQRTEVWEYPLEAVREVVINMIVHRDYRASADSTLKIFNDRMELFNPGTLPEGLLLEDILAGRSASNPRNKQIAGMFKEAGLIEKYGSGIVRVHRTMLQAGAPAPHFEPMTHSFKVTLFPISFGGVSGRVNGGVNGGVNGVFSHIQSHPGQNTGKISKALGLPKRTVERRIREMKGQGLIEFRGAPKTGGYYACRDAD; encoded by the coding sequence ATGCAGCGAATCCACTCCCTGATCCAAGAGGGCGAGTCCCAGACATTGGAGTACAAGCTCTCCTTTGGCCGCGAGGCCATGGAGACTTTGTGCGCGTTCGCCAACGCCAAGGGAGGCTCGGTTTTGATCGGAGTGGACAGCAAGGGTCGGATCAAGGGGGTGCAGGCCTCTTGGGAGAGCGTTCAGCAATGGATCAACCAGCTGAAAGGGTCCACGTCGCCGTCCATCGTCGCCGACGTGGACGTGTTCGAGGTGGAGGGTAAAACCGTCGTAGAGCTTTCCACATTCGGCCATCCCATCAAGCCCATCAGTTTCAAGGGAAAATACTTTACCCGAAAGCACAACTCCAACCATCTCATGACATTGAGTGAGATCGCTAACGAGCACCTGAATACACTGAATTTGAGTTGGGATTTCGCCATTGATCCTCGACATGGCCTGGAAGAAATTTCCTTGGACAAAGTCAACGCCTTCGTTGCTATGGCCAACGCGTTGCGGGACCATCCCATCACGGATGATCCTTTGACCGTTCTGCGCAAATTCGAACTGCTTCGAGAAGGCCGTGTAACTTTGGGATGCTTCCTGCTCTTTTGCCGGGAGCCGAGCCTGATCAGCACCATTGACGCCGGGAGATTCGATTCCGAGACCATTATTCGGGACGGACTGACCATTCGGGATGATCTTTTTTCCGAGGTCGAGGCCTGCATGGGATTTGTCCGGAAGCACATCAGCAAGCGCTACCTGATCACCGACAAGGCCCAGCGCACCGAGGTTTGGGAATACCCCCTGGAGGCGGTTCGAGAGGTCGTGATCAACATGATCGTGCATCGCGACTACCGGGCCAGCGCGGACTCCACCCTGAAAATTTTCAATGACAGGATGGAGTTGTTCAACCCGGGAACCTTGCCCGAAGGCCTCCTGCTCGAAGACATCCTGGCCGGCAGGTCCGCCTCCAATCCCAGGAACAAGCAGATCGCCGGAATGTTCAAGGAAGCCGGACTGATCGAAAAATATGGCTCAGGAATTGTCCGCGTCCACCGGACCATGCTCCAGGCCGGAGCCCCAGCACCACATTTCGAGCCCATGACGCACAGTTTCAAGGTCACGCTCTTTCCCATCTCATTTGGCGGAGTAAGTGGCAGAGTAAATGGCGGAGTAAATGGCGGAGTAAATGGTGTGTTCTCCCATATCCAAAGCCATCCAGGCCAAAATACGGGAAAGATCAGCAAGGCCTTGGGCTTGCCGAAGAGAACCGTTGAACGCCGGATCAGGGAAATGAAAGGCCAGGGGCTGATAGAATTTCGTGGCGCTCCGAAGACGGGTGGGTATTATGCGTGCCGTGACGCCGATTGA
- a CDS encoding UPF0175 family protein encodes MTTLTVDVDSSFLGTLRLSPDEFVREMKIAAAVQWYAQGTISQEKAAMLAGLSRFDFLDELRLRKVNACQATQDELLEEIHG; translated from the coding sequence ATGACTACGCTTACTGTTGATGTCGACTCTTCCTTTTTGGGAACATTGCGACTTTCTCCCGATGAATTCGTACGAGAAATGAAAATCGCCGCAGCCGTGCAATGGTACGCTCAGGGTACCATATCCCAGGAAAAAGCCGCCATGCTTGCCGGTTTGTCGCGCTTTGATTTTCTTGATGAGCTGCGTTTACGGAAAGTTAACGCATGTCAAGCGACACAAGATGAATTGCTCGAGGAAATACATGGATAG
- a CDS encoding nucleotidyltransferase family protein, whose product MIEATTIDPATMQRYRETAKRRFDALARQRDERRTKAWEVAHAAGELLRRRFHARMVWVFGSLLQDGLFHDHSDVDVAALGLRQEDILKAVAAVTSLDSDISVDLVIFEDAPKSLRQIIQAEGRPV is encoded by the coding sequence ATGATCGAAGCGACAACCATAGATCCCGCGACCATGCAGCGCTACCGGGAAACTGCAAAGCGTCGCTTTGATGCCTTGGCGCGTCAACGTGATGAACGGAGAACAAAGGCTTGGGAAGTTGCACATGCGGCTGGCGAGTTACTTCGGAGGCGGTTTCATGCGCGAATGGTTTGGGTGTTTGGATCCCTTCTACAGGATGGCCTGTTTCACGATCACTCCGACGTGGACGTGGCCGCTTTGGGCCTGCGCCAGGAGGACATCCTGAAAGCGGTTGCCGCGGTTACCAGTTTGGATTCGGATATCTCTGTGGATCTTGTGATCTTCGAAGATGCCCCGAAAAGTCTGCGTCAAATCATCCAGGCTGAAGGGAGGCCGGTATGA
- a CDS encoding UPF0175 family protein, protein MRELIAVSLFREGRISSGKGSELLGISKFTFIQLLARHGIDYFTENSGELTSDVADIALLLQKGIQVIVVSNAGLVRELSN, encoded by the coding sequence ATACGGGAACTTATCGCGGTCTCTCTTTTTCGAGAAGGCCGGATTTCTTCAGGAAAAGGATCAGAATTGCTTGGAATTTCCAAATTCACTTTTATCCAACTCCTTGCCAGGCACGGAATAGATTATTTTACCGAAAATTCAGGTGAATTAACCTCTGATGTGGCGGATATCGCGTTATTGCTTCAAAAAGGCATCCAAGTGATTGTTGTATCCAACGCTGGCCTAGTTAGAGAATTGTCAAATTAA
- the ndk gene encoding nucleoside-diphosphate kinase, with translation MSERTLCMIKPDGVERNLIGNVLTRIETAGLRIVALRKLRLTTAQAEGFYAVHKERPFFQSLVSYMTSGPIVAAVLEGDNAISRWRELMGATNPANAEQGTIRKDLALDVERNTVHGSDAPETAAQEIPYFFNTMEQQG, from the coding sequence ATGTCTGAACGGACCCTTTGCATGATCAAGCCGGATGGCGTGGAGCGGAATTTGATTGGAAATGTTTTGACCCGGATCGAGACCGCCGGGTTGCGGATCGTGGCGTTGCGCAAGCTGCGGCTGACCACGGCCCAGGCCGAGGGCTTTTATGCCGTGCACAAGGAGCGGCCGTTTTTTCAGAGCCTGGTGAGTTATATGACCTCCGGCCCCATCGTGGCCGCGGTGCTGGAAGGTGACAATGCCATTTCCCGCTGGCGGGAACTGATGGGCGCCACCAATCCGGCCAATGCGGAACAGGGTACCATTCGCAAGGATCTGGCCCTGGACGTGGAGCGGAACACGGTGCACGGTTCGGACGCCCCGGAGACCGCGGCCCAGGAGATCCCCTACTTCTTCAACACCATGGAGCAGCAGGGATGA
- a CDS encoding GspH/FimT family pseudopilin translates to MIGFQPNRESGFSIIEVLIVVAIASILTAIAIPAFNVFIGNTRVSTVTNEFVSALNLARSEAIKRGGDVHVCRSSNGATCATSGHWGQGWLIADENDTPIRVREGLREPSSFAGNGTLATNTNTRITFSRDGRVLENVDASFLQVQSKGRSMCIRINSAGRVRSESGACS, encoded by the coding sequence ATGATCGGATTTCAACCCAACAGAGAATCCGGCTTCAGTATCATCGAAGTCCTCATCGTGGTAGCCATCGCCTCCATCCTCACGGCCATCGCCATTCCGGCCTTCAACGTGTTCATCGGCAATACGCGAGTCAGCACCGTGACCAACGAGTTCGTTTCCGCGCTGAATTTAGCGAGGAGTGAGGCCATCAAGCGTGGAGGCGATGTGCATGTCTGCCGCAGCTCCAACGGCGCGACCTGCGCCACGAGCGGGCACTGGGGCCAGGGTTGGCTGATCGCGGACGAGAACGATACTCCGATCAGGGTTCGAGAAGGCCTGAGAGAGCCTTCGTCTTTTGCCGGAAACGGCACACTAGCCACGAACACAAACACCAGAATTACTTTTAGTCGCGATGGTAGAGTGTTGGAAAATGTCGATGCTTCCTTTTTACAGGTTCAAAGCAAAGGGCGTTCGATGTGCATCCGGATCAATTCGGCTGGCCGGGTGAGGTCTGAAAGCGGGGCGTGTAGTTAA
- the proC gene encoding pyrroline-5-carboxylate reductase, whose product MSPLRVGSIGLGNMGAAMIKAISSRPDTSIHGYDPDWNKVHCLVDIPGFVPSESAGDVLRKTDFVFLAVKPQVMATVLTEAVPSLRPETCLISIAAGIGLEQLQAWSDQRCAVIRVMPNTPAMVRSGVSAVCFEDPRVTGDQKATVVELLGLLGQVHELPERYFHAFTALVGSGPAYVFHFMDALVQAGVSAGLGRPQAEQMVAGLLEGSVKLAQETGYSLSALQHMVTSPGGTTIAALNHLDRTAVRGSIIDAVHEAEQRSRELGGE is encoded by the coding sequence ATGAGTCCTTTGCGCGTCGGGTCCATCGGGCTTGGGAACATGGGGGCGGCGATGATCAAGGCGATCTCGTCGCGCCCGGACACCTCCATTCACGGCTATGACCCCGACTGGAACAAGGTCCACTGTCTGGTGGATATCCCCGGCTTTGTTCCGTCCGAGAGCGCGGGAGACGTACTCCGGAAGACCGACTTCGTCTTCCTGGCAGTCAAGCCGCAGGTCATGGCCACGGTCCTGACCGAGGCCGTCCCGTCCCTGCGGCCGGAAACCTGTCTGATTTCCATTGCCGCGGGCATCGGGCTGGAGCAGTTGCAGGCCTGGTCCGACCAGCGCTGCGCCGTGATCCGGGTCATGCCCAACACCCCGGCCATGGTCCGCTCCGGAGTCAGCGCGGTCTGTTTCGAGGATCCCCGGGTGACCGGAGACCAGAAAGCCACGGTCGTGGAACTGCTGGGACTGCTGGGGCAGGTGCATGAGCTGCCGGAGCGCTATTTCCACGCCTTCACCGCCCTGGTGGGTTCCGGGCCGGCCTACGTGTTTCACTTCATGGACGCCCTGGTCCAGGCCGGAGTCTCCGCGGGCCTGGGACGGCCCCAGGCCGAGCAGATGGTCGCCGGGCTGCTGGAGGGCTCGGTCAAGCTGGCCCAGGAGACCGGATACAGCCTCAGCGCCCTGCAGCACATGGTCACCTCACCGGGAGGCACGACCATTGCCGCGCTGAACCACCTGGACAGAACAGCTGTTCGCGGCTCGATCATCGACGCGGTGCACGAGGCGGAGCAGCGGAGTCGGGAGCTGGGTGGCGAATAG
- the pilV gene encoding type IV pilus modification protein PilV, producing MKTSQKSHQAGFSLLEVLVGLVILAIGLLGLAGMQMVSLKQNNEAYLRSQATFHAYDILDKMRANRVLALDEHYITSFDQSPDSAVLPGVVYNDLVAWKTSLQSVFPGPGKGSIAMTNGTMVNVTITWRETSDQNATAWQTFTTQTEL from the coding sequence ATGAAAACAAGTCAAAAATCCCATCAAGCCGGGTTCTCTCTCCTGGAGGTGCTGGTCGGGTTGGTCATTCTGGCTATTGGGCTGCTGGGGCTGGCCGGGATGCAGATGGTTTCGCTGAAGCAGAACAATGAGGCCTACTTGAGGTCCCAGGCGACCTTTCATGCATATGACATCCTGGACAAAATGCGGGCAAATCGGGTGCTGGCTTTGGATGAACACTATATTACTAGTTTCGACCAATCTCCTGACAGTGCTGTCCTGCCGGGTGTAGTCTATAATGATCTCGTTGCATGGAAAACATCTTTGCAATCAGTTTTTCCCGGTCCCGGCAAGGGAAGCATTGCCATGACGAACGGCACGATGGTCAACGTTACGATTACCTGGCGGGAAACATCCGATCAAAACGCAACTGCATGGCAGACATTCACGACGCAAACCGAACTGTGA
- a CDS encoding nucleotidyltransferase domain-containing protein: MNSETQGNSMQIISRHLETIKQGIAQDDRIVFAYLYGSALEDPGARDIDIALYARDGVDPFLLSADTALGLSRDTGIPPDDFDIRVINDVVEHGDVLGLLYLRTVFQQGMLLHDKDPDMRGDVLERFGYRYRECEGLIQEVLT, encoded by the coding sequence ATGAACAGTGAAACTCAGGGCAACAGCATGCAAATCATCTCGCGACACCTTGAGACCATCAAACAGGGCATTGCCCAGGACGACCGGATCGTCTTCGCCTATCTGTACGGCTCAGCCCTGGAGGACCCGGGGGCCCGGGATATTGATATCGCGCTGTATGCCCGCGATGGCGTTGACCCGTTTCTGCTCAGCGCGGACACGGCCCTGGGCCTGTCCAGGGACACCGGCATCCCGCCGGACGATTTCGATATCCGGGTGATCAACGACGTGGTGGAGCATGGCGATGTACTGGGCTTGCTGTATCTGCGCACTGTTTTCCAGCAAGGAATGCTGCTCCACGACAAGGACCCGGATATGCGAGGGGATGTGCTGGAACGTTTTGGATATCGGTACCGGGAATGCGAGGGATTGATCCAGGAGGTCTTGACATGA
- a CDS encoding nucleotidyltransferase domain-containing protein, with amino-acid sequence MRLNKEQVQIITQVVTRAAGQDARVFLFGSRLDDAARGGDVDLLVETDEKIPRLVHARMKMELEELLGLPVDVLVHARNMEASPFVELARLKGRPIGDQP; translated from the coding sequence ATGCGGCTGAATAAAGAACAAGTTCAAATCATCACGCAAGTCGTGACCCGTGCTGCCGGCCAGGATGCCCGTGTGTTTCTGTTTGGATCGCGGTTGGACGATGCCGCCAGAGGTGGAGATGTGGATCTGTTGGTGGAGACGGACGAAAAAATTCCTCGATTGGTGCATGCCAGGATGAAGATGGAGCTTGAGGAACTGCTTGGATTGCCAGTGGATGTACTCGTTCACGCCCGGAACATGGAGGCATCGCCGTTTGTCGAACTGGCACGGTTGAAGGGACGGCCGATTGGAGATCAGCCATGA
- a CDS encoding type II toxin-antitoxin system VapC family toxin, translated as MCIDTWGWINIFNRKESHHHEVTEIYHNVRNTRGIIITTDYILDEVYTLLFKRVSFDVARQAVEAISKAIEDAYLNFVWITPERFKAAQILRIKFQDKPDISFTDLTSMVVMQELKISEIVTGDAHFTHVGMGFSLLP; from the coding sequence ATGTGTATTGATACCTGGGGATGGATTAATATTTTCAATCGGAAAGAATCGCATCACCACGAAGTGACTGAAATCTATCATAATGTCCGAAACACACGAGGTATAATCATCACTACTGATTACATTTTAGATGAAGTCTATACGTTGTTGTTTAAACGTGTTTCGTTTGATGTGGCACGGCAAGCTGTTGAAGCTATCTCAAAGGCAATTGAAGATGCGTATCTCAACTTTGTCTGGATTACCCCGGAAAGGTTTAAGGCCGCACAAATACTGCGTATCAAATTCCAGGATAAGCCAGATATCTCGTTTACGGATCTGACTTCGATGGTGGTCATGCAAGAATTGAAGATATCTGAAATTGTGACTGGAGATGCTCACTTTACTCATGTTGGAATGGGATTTAGCTTGCTGCCATAG
- a CDS encoding GspH/FimT family pseudopilin, whose amino-acid sequence MRRQSSGLTFIEILVAIVIALVLAAVSAPYLTGMYRSAGVSTVAHDYLSTLSFARSEAIKRNQRVTVCKSEDGQECTTQGGWEQGWIVFVDAQNQAQVADPADILRVRGPLRAGMTLTGNMPVRNYVSYVANGSTQYVSGAFQAGTLTLCRQERGVKFVLARAGRVRTEQTTCQ is encoded by the coding sequence GTGCGTCGTCAATCTTCCGGCCTGACCTTTATTGAAATTCTGGTTGCCATTGTCATCGCCCTGGTGCTGGCAGCGGTCAGCGCACCGTATCTGACCGGAATGTACCGCAGTGCCGGAGTGTCCACCGTGGCACACGATTATTTATCCACGCTCAGTTTTGCCCGTAGCGAAGCCATCAAGCGCAACCAGCGGGTGACCGTCTGCAAAAGCGAGGACGGACAGGAGTGCACGACCCAGGGAGGCTGGGAGCAAGGATGGATCGTATTCGTGGATGCCCAGAATCAGGCTCAGGTGGCCGACCCCGCGGACATCCTTCGCGTTCGCGGCCCGCTGCGCGCGGGGATGACCCTGACCGGGAACATGCCGGTCCGCAACTACGTGTCCTACGTGGCCAATGGCTCAACCCAGTACGTCAGCGGTGCCTTCCAGGCCGGCACCTTGACCCTCTGCCGTCAGGAACGCGGCGTGAAGTTCGTCCTGGCCCGGGCCGGAAGGGTCCGCACGGAGCAGACGACCTGTCAGTGA
- a CDS encoding type II toxin-antitoxin system RelB/DinJ family antitoxin, with protein METEAKIKVDQYNYQQAKKILQHIGLDYSQAINLFNEMIIFQKGLPFEYKYPNAETLKAMEEARNMDGDFISIDELSKAQYAFRAGDLSANRPSGNNNYAFGLCPKGASSRSPGLDSQRLAYPGSIERK; from the coding sequence GTGGAAACTGAAGCAAAAATAAAAGTAGATCAGTATAATTATCAGCAGGCAAAAAAGATTTTGCAACATATTGGTCTGGATTATTCACAGGCGATCAATCTCTTCAATGAGATGATAATATTTCAAAAAGGTCTTCCTTTCGAATACAAATATCCCAATGCGGAAACATTGAAGGCAATGGAGGAAGCCAGAAATATGGATGGCGATTTTATATCTATTGATGAATTATCGAAGGCCCAATATGCGTTTCGGGCAGGTGACCTGTCTGCCAACAGGCCGTCAGGGAATAATAATTACGCCTTCGGTTTATGCCCCAAGGGGGCATCGTCCCGTAGCCCAGGGTTGGACAGCCAAAGGCTGGCCTACCCTGGGTCAATTGAAAGAAAGTGA